The DNA sequence AACTCTTCGACATCATTTATCGCTTAAACTATTATTAATTTTCGAAACAGACTGGAAGCCTATGAGGACTCAATTTTATCGTCGTCGAATTATGACATTTTGTTGACTTGACAGAAAGTGACATGGTCATGACAACATTGAGGCGTTTTTGTGGTTTAACTCCATTTTATCTCCCACTAGAGAATTTATGTAAAAACATTTCATGACAGTGGCACAGTAGTAGTACTTAACACAATCTTAaagcattttttattaaagGCGGATGGtatcttattattatattctatatattttaaatacttgaaatattgtcttatttttataaaaaataaacaataacttcTTCATCGTAATTTAGTTGTTGTTTATCTACGGCCTAAACCGCCTTTGAACGTCAGAGCGGCATTTTTAAATGTCACTTTTCGGGCCCacaattaattttagtttttaggcAAGTACAAgtgatttcattaaataaagttGTTATGGAAGAATGCTATTCGAAGCGCAAGAAACGAAAGACACGAAAGTGCTTAAACgaaatcagaaaaaaatctcgtatgaATATAAACAGTGCCAGTGGAACAAAGAATATCGAGCTTGGGACTAAAATGAACAATAATGTGGCAAAAGTAGTAGGCTTAAATTGCAATAATAACTATATCACATCTAATCGCCTCACGTTAGCCATTTTCCCGAAAGCTGTTCGGTCTGAAACGATAACCCGACCGCTCTTAGCCGAGATCAGACACGAACCAggtaacataaatataaataatatagtaaAGAGTAAACGTTCTGTGCATACTGAAAATACTATTGACACTTTCGAAGAAGTGGAGAATGTGCATTCGTTTAATTTAAGCAAAAATGGAACTAACACGTTTTCTGCTGATGAGGAAAGTGAAGGAATAGCGGACGGCAATGGTCTAGATTCAGAAGTTTTTCGAATAAAGAGCTCCAGCGACgtcgggcgcggcgcgggctcCTCGAGCGAGCGTTCGGCCGCCGCGAGCCCTGGCCGCGCGCCCTCGCCGCCCTCTTCCGCGGGGCCCGTGGCGCGGTTGCGAGACCGACACGCGTATCGTATGTACGAACAATTCGTAAAGAACATACCGACGTTTATTCAAATACACGCTCCTTCGCTTCTCACGGGCGACGCCATGAAGAAGCCTAAGGCGACCCTGCACAGCATGTACGTGGAGGGCCGGCGGCGGGCGGAGGCCGAGCGGCCCCCGGGTcccccgcgccgcccccgcgcGAGCGCCGGCGGCTGTGGCGCTCCCCCGACCCGCGCTCCCCAAACTCCCCGAACTCTCCGCCGCCGCGCTCCGATAATACCGTACGGGACACACCAGAATATACATATTTTCCGCacaaattaaatcaataaaaaacttgtataggtatgtttttaatattgtgTTTGAATAATTAGACAACAGATGAAATGTCAGGCAGTATCGGCGGCATCGAGGGTCTAGGCGAGGGAGATGTCCTCGAGCTGCGCGATGAGGTCCATGTGGCGGAAGGAGTCGGGGGTGGCGGTGAAGGCGCGCAGCAGCTGGCGCCGCGctggcgccgcgcgcgcgccgtaGTACAGCTGGAACTGGTTGCACAGGCACAGCGCCTCGCGACCACTCACCACGTTCTGCaaccaatacaatacaacacctACACCTGCTGACTCATTGCGAGTGCGACACAGATACATACATTATAGCCAAGTGGCCGTTATCTACTTACCTTGTCGTACTCGCCGCGCATCAACACTATGCCCTTGTCTCTCAACTCTGTGTAGTGAACCATTGTGAGACACTCAGGGGCATTCTCTTTGTGCACCtgtgaaaacaatttttttctcaattttaatttaagtaacatGAAATATAGGCTAATATAGCAGAATCAAAGACGATGAGTGCTGAACAAAACATGGTACATATTTAATTTCtaccattaatttaatttaatttaagcgCCGAACCCATGGTTGTGTGTAAGAATAGTTAATATTGTTTTGGGTTTgcattttcttattttgtatACTGATAAATTGTGTCAGTCTAGTCTAGAGTAACGTTTTATTCAACAAAGTCTAACCTGATATGCCAGTAATGGAGTGAAGTGCACTGTGTGGCCTAGGCTCTGGCACAGTATGAACTCATACCCCTGGGAGCGTGGGAGCGGGAATAGGAATGTGGGGTACTGCTTCATATTCTCCCACAGCCCTGTGTATACGTCCTGCTTGATGGTAGCTGCAATAACATCTTTATCCTTGTGGTACTCTTGCCAAATCGTCTCGATTTCTGCTACATCTTTATctttaattaaatcaatttttaatatatcatttagttttttatctTCCACCACAGGTTTCTCTGGTAGAGCTTTTTTAGGATTGAGCACAGAAGAATATTGCCTGTAAATAAGGTAAAGTTAATTTACTTATAGGCAATGTGCTAGTATCTTGCTTGGTTGTGAGCATGCATGCAGTCGGATAGCTGACCTGGTGTCGACgtcggcggcgggcgcggcggagCGCGgcggagcggcggcggcggtgcgCGACGCGCGCGCGAGGAACTCCTCGGGGTCGGTCTGCTGCAGGCGAGCTATCCGATCTGCGTATTTCTCATAGTAAGGGTTGGTCTGAAGCTTCTCCAGAGCCTTCTCCATCTTGGCGGCAGACGTGACCACGCCGCGCGCTCCCGCCACCGACCTCGTTGCTAGCACCGATACGCGACGCAATATACGACCGATTTCCATCCCAGAATAAGCCGCCGTTTTGTTTTTGTCCCCTTTTTCGTGCCTGTTTTTTGCCGACCAACAGGCTCCCCTTCCCTTTATAAAGCGAACACGTGGGATTTGAAATACAACCAAAAATATAGTAGGACTTAATAAACAGATCAATTCTTAAATAATCGTCGCAATGGTTAGGTAATCTTCTTATATATTGTAGTAGTAGTAAAATTATTCATTCCTAGTTATACTGTTtgtcagtgtcagtgtcagtgttaggctactacgaaactcgaaattcaaagttcgtgtcgtgcggtcccgctgacacttatactatttaatacgagagcgagagggacggcacgatacaaacttcgagtttcaattttcgtagtagccttgctgtgacgtcactttttttt is a window from the Choristoneura fumiferana chromosome 13, NRCan_CFum_1, whole genome shotgun sequence genome containing:
- the LOC141434310 gene encoding ATP synthase mitochondrial F1 complex assembly factor 1; its protein translation is MEIGRILRRVSVLATRSVAGARGVVTSAAKMEKALEKLQTNPYYEKYADRIARLQQTDPEEFLARASRTAAAAPPRSAAPAADVDTRQYSSVLNPKKALPEKPVVEDKKLNDILKIDLIKDKDVAEIETIWQEYHKDKDVIAATIKQDVYTGLWENMKQYPTFLFPLPRSQGYEFILCQSLGHTVHFTPLLAYQVHKENAPECLTMVHYTELRDKGIVLMRGEYDKNVVSGREALCLCNQFQLYYGARAAPARRQLLRAFTATPDSFRHMDLIAQLEDISLA